From one Oculatellaceae cyanobacterium genomic stretch:
- a CDS encoding ABC transporter ATP-binding protein/permease has product MDRLNLNVLQQFWAIAKSYWSGNEKWQARGLLLGVVLLLLAYTGLSVLLNNKRGALISSLSAQDEPRFWQTVIVFIGVLVIYAPLLAGYTYLRDRLSLQWRRWLTHRFLDNYFSDRAYYNLHILDTEIDNPDQRIAEDVRSFTQESLTFLLVLVESVLSVIAFSSVLWGISKPLVFFLVLYALIGTLVTTVIFGKPLVRLNFEQLKKEANLRFSLVRVRENAEAIAFYRGEERESNQVKKRFLDVFDNVKRLLVWELNLNMLTNAYEFIPFVLPALVVAPAIFAGEMEVGKVSEAQGAFIRVFFSLNLVVARFQALTTFGAGINRLYTFAQFLEQKESNQASEEQPKIQTVEADRLAVEHLSLQTPNYQRTLVEDLSVELPVGQGLLVMGASGCGKSSLLRAIAGLWNSGKGAIVRPEPNQILFLPQRPYMVLGTLRDQLLYPNTHLEVDDQHLKQVLEQVNLADLDERFGGFDAQLDWTDVLSLGEQQRLTFARLLLNKPKYAILDEATSALDLSNEEKLYQQLQAVGTTFLSVGHRSTLANYHQSLLELSQDKTWQIKQPVAIGKEQPELFELPSTT; this is encoded by the coding sequence ATGGATCGATTGAATTTAAATGTTCTCCAGCAGTTTTGGGCGATCGCCAAATCCTATTGGTCAGGAAATGAAAAATGGCAAGCTAGAGGGTTACTGCTAGGGGTTGTGCTGTTGCTGCTGGCTTATACGGGGTTGAGTGTGTTACTCAACAACAAGCGAGGGGCGTTGATTTCATCTCTTTCTGCCCAGGATGAGCCGCGTTTCTGGCAAACTGTGATCGTTTTCATCGGCGTGTTAGTAATTTATGCGCCTCTGTTAGCAGGATATACTTATTTGCGCGATCGCCTGAGTTTGCAATGGCGGCGTTGGCTTACTCATCGGTTTTTAGATAACTATTTTAGCGATCGCGCTTACTACAATCTGCATATCTTAGATACTGAAATCGACAACCCAGATCAGCGAATTGCGGAAGATGTTCGCAGCTTTACCCAAGAATCCCTCACTTTTTTGTTAGTGCTGGTAGAGTCTGTGTTGTCGGTAATTGCTTTTAGTAGTGTACTTTGGGGAATTTCTAAACCTCTGGTATTTTTTCTGGTATTGTATGCCTTGATTGGAACGTTGGTGACAACGGTTATATTTGGTAAACCGCTTGTCAGACTTAACTTTGAACAACTGAAAAAGGAAGCAAATCTGCGTTTTAGCTTAGTGCGAGTTCGGGAGAATGCAGAAGCGATCGCTTTTTATCGAGGAGAAGAACGGGAATCGAATCAGGTCAAAAAGCGATTTTTGGATGTGTTTGATAATGTTAAACGACTGCTGGTTTGGGAATTGAACTTAAATATGCTCACCAATGCTTATGAGTTCATTCCCTTCGTTTTGCCTGCATTAGTGGTAGCGCCTGCAATTTTTGCAGGAGAAATGGAAGTAGGGAAAGTGTCTGAGGCACAGGGGGCTTTTATCCGCGTCTTTTTCTCCCTCAACCTTGTGGTTGCCCGTTTCCAAGCTTTGACCACCTTTGGAGCCGGAATTAACCGTCTCTATACCTTTGCTCAGTTTTTAGAACAGAAAGAGTCAAATCAAGCATCCGAGGAACAACCGAAGATTCAGACAGTTGAGGCAGATCGCCTCGCAGTCGAACACCTCAGCTTGCAAACTCCTAATTATCAACGCACATTGGTAGAAGATTTATCAGTAGAGTTACCTGTTGGGCAGGGACTTTTAGTGATGGGGGCGAGTGGTTGTGGTAAGAGTTCACTGTTGAGAGCGATCGCCGGATTGTGGAATTCTGGGAAGGGTGCGATCGTTCGTCCTGAACCAAACCAGATTCTATTTCTGCCGCAGCGTCCTTATATGGTGTTGGGTACTCTCCGCGATCAATTGCTCTATCCCAATACCCACCTTGAGGTTGACGATCAACACCTGAAGCAAGTTTTAGAACAGGTAAATTTAGCGGATTTGGATGAACGATTTGGCGGATTTGATGCCCAACTGGATTGGACAGATGTTTTATCTTTGGGTGAACAACAACGGTTAACCTTCGCGCGATTGCTGTTAAATAAACCCAAGTACGCCATTTTAGATGAAGCGACGAGCGCACTGGATTTGAGCAATGAGGAAAAGTTATATCAACAATTGCAAGCAGTTGGAACTACTTTCTTAAGTGTGGGGCATCGCTCTACGTTGGCGAACTATCATCAGTCTTTGCTGGAACTTTCTCAGGATAAAACTTGGCAGATTAAACAACCTGTGGCTATAGGAAAAGAACAACCGGAATTGTTTGAACTTCCATCAACTACCTGA